A window from Candidatus Bathyarchaeota archaeon A05DMB-5 encodes these proteins:
- a CDS encoding carbohydrate kinase family protein, with protein MVKQGVSSDFLEELLDFLKNGIREFSVVVMPDFFFDRFLSISFDAESFCDALMDVIERKGGSIDGIEQAEFRGGNAINTASALAALGVNVTPIVCTSKLGLEFIRFYLKSSMVNLSRVKILEKPSITTAMEFKTEKGKANVMLRDVGSLANFGPNNLSSEDFEAIEKADYACVFNWAGTRRFGTELAETVFRHVKTKGKGKTYCDTADPTPNNEKVSELTRKVLQSKFLDILSVNENEAVCYVSQVSNELKKIGKRLKFNELAKEAAKILRSHLSARVDLHTTSFSVTFTKKGETVVPAFKVPVLRVTGAGDAWNAGNIVGDACGLSDGCRLLLANAVAAYYISSSNGLHPTREKLIEFLERFKRKSSSIASA; from the coding sequence ATGGTGAAGCAAGGCGTGTCTTCTGATTTTCTTGAAGAATTGTTAGATTTCTTGAAAAACGGAATTAGAGAATTTAGCGTAGTTGTTATGCCAGATTTTTTCTTTGACCGTTTTTTGAGCATAAGCTTTGATGCAGAGAGTTTCTGTGACGCGCTCATGGATGTTATTGAACGGAAAGGCGGAAGCATAGATGGTATTGAACAAGCAGAGTTTAGAGGCGGAAACGCGATTAACACAGCATCAGCTTTGGCTGCTTTGGGTGTGAATGTTACTCCAATAGTTTGCACGAGTAAACTAGGACTAGAGTTTATCAGATTTTACCTTAAATCCAGCATGGTTAACCTTTCTCGTGTAAAGATTCTTGAAAAACCATCAATAACAACCGCTATGGAATTCAAAACGGAAAAAGGAAAGGCTAATGTTATGCTCAGAGATGTGGGTTCGCTTGCTAATTTTGGACCCAATAATCTAAGCAGTGAAGATTTTGAAGCAATTGAGAAGGCTGATTACGCATGTGTTTTTAACTGGGCTGGGACTAGGCGTTTTGGAACAGAGTTAGCTGAGACCGTTTTTAGACATGTTAAAACAAAGGGGAAAGGCAAGACTTACTGTGACACGGCAGACCCAACTCCTAACAACGAAAAAGTTTCTGAATTGACGAGGAAAGTTTTGCAGAGCAAATTTTTGGATATTTTAAGCGTAAATGAGAACGAAGCAGTATGTTATGTATCCCAAGTGAGCAATGAACTGAAAAAAATTGGAAAACGCTTGAAATTTAACGAATTAGCAAAGGAAGCCGCTAAAATCTTGAGGTCGCACCTGTCTGCGCGAGTTGACTTGCACACAACAAGCTTCTCGGTAACATTTACCAAAAAAGGCGAAACAGTTGTTCCTGCTTTCAAGGTTCCAGTTTTGAGGGTGACTGGTGCGGGAGATGCTTGGAATGCGGGGAATATTGTTGGAGATGCTTGTGGGCTTTCGGATGGTTGTCGTTTGTTGTTGGCTAATGCTGTTGCAGCCTATTACATTTCAAGTTCGAATGGTTTGCATCCAACGAGAGAAAAGTTGATAGAATTTCTTGAAAGGTTTAAGCGGAAAAGCAGCTCTATAGCAAGTGCCTAA
- the glmM gene encoding phosphoglucosamine mutase encodes MKSRLFGSSGVRGLVNIDLTPTLAVKVGLAVATFCKAKKALVARDTRVSGLMIENALVSGLLAGGTDVSCLGVAPTSVLAFLTKQLNADAGVMITASHNPPQYNGIKIFGSDSMAYGEKEQEAIEGIIEGGRFRFVDWRDFGEASSVDKNALYIDTIKKSVKLRKKWHVIVDPGCGATHSLAPLIFERLGCKVTAVNAHADGFFSARSPEPNAEVLRSLARIVREFGADVGIAYDGDGDRVSFIDEKGGFVDFDRVLAAYAAYVVGKKKGGVVVTNVEASMCFEKMVEAHRGKVVRTRVGDVYVAEAMERYKAVFGGEPCGAWIHPQIHYCPDGILSSVLLLKALEEKGEKLSEFVAEAPKFVTLRENVHCEDGVKCKVVEKVEKGLKTVFPKFIESSTVDGMRLAFKDGWVLVRASGTEPLIRLTVEGESLKAAKEIMGKSVVFVRKLVKEMEK; translated from the coding sequence TTGAAGTCAAGGTTGTTTGGTAGTTCAGGCGTGCGAGGCTTAGTGAACATTGATTTAACGCCTACTTTGGCGGTTAAAGTGGGTTTGGCTGTGGCGACTTTTTGTAAGGCGAAGAAAGCGCTTGTGGCGCGTGATACTAGAGTTTCTGGTTTGATGATTGAAAACGCGTTGGTTTCTGGTTTGTTGGCTGGAGGAACGGATGTTAGTTGTTTGGGTGTTGCGCCGACTTCTGTTTTGGCATTTTTAACGAAGCAGTTAAATGCTGATGCTGGTGTGATGATTACTGCTTCGCATAATCCGCCACAATATAATGGTATTAAAATTTTTGGTAGCGATAGTATGGCTTATGGTGAAAAGGAACAGGAGGCAATTGAAGGAATTATTGAGGGTGGACGTTTTAGGTTTGTGGATTGGCGTGATTTTGGTGAAGCGTCATCTGTTGACAAAAATGCGTTGTATATTGATACAATAAAGAAAAGTGTCAAATTACGCAAAAAATGGCATGTAATAGTTGACCCTGGATGTGGCGCCACGCACAGTCTTGCGCCTTTAATTTTTGAAAGGTTAGGATGCAAAGTAACTGCTGTCAATGCGCATGCTGATGGGTTTTTCTCTGCCAGAAGCCCTGAACCAAATGCTGAGGTTTTAAGGTCTTTAGCTAGGATTGTTCGGGAGTTTGGTGCTGATGTTGGAATAGCTTATGATGGCGATGGTGATAGAGTGAGTTTCATTGATGAGAAGGGTGGTTTTGTGGATTTTGACCGTGTGTTAGCTGCGTATGCAGCATACGTGGTGGGGAAGAAAAAGGGTGGTGTTGTGGTGACGAATGTTGAGGCGTCTATGTGTTTTGAGAAAATGGTTGAGGCGCATCGTGGGAAGGTTGTTAGGACAAGGGTTGGTGATGTTTATGTTGCTGAAGCAATGGAGCGGTATAAGGCGGTTTTTGGTGGAGAACCGTGTGGAGCATGGATACATCCTCAAATTCATTATTGTCCAGATGGGATACTTTCTTCTGTGTTGCTGCTTAAGGCGTTGGAAGAAAAAGGTGAAAAGCTTTCAGAATTTGTTGCTGAGGCGCCTAAATTTGTGACGCTTAGAGAAAATGTTCACTGTGAGGATGGTGTGAAATGTAAGGTCGTGGAGAAAGTTGAGAAGGGCTTGAAAACTGTTTTTCCAAAGTTTATAGAGTCATCTACGGTTGATGGTATGCGTTTGGCTTTTAAGGATGGGTGGGTTTTGGTTAGGGCTTCTGGCACTGAACCGCTTATTAGGTTGACGGTTGAGGGTGAATCATTAAAAGCAGCAAAGGAGATAATGGGTAAGAGTGTGGTGTTTGTTAGGAAACTTGTTAAGGAGATGGAAAAGTGA
- a CDS encoding NTP transferase domain-containing protein, whose translation MKAVVLAAGEGVRLQPITSTRPKHLIKVGGKTILGHCLSAVKSCGVDEVLIVVHYMGDAIREFFGDGRKFGLKIDYAEQKNVLGTGDAVSVAEPYVEDDFLLVYGDLLFSAEAVKNVVNLHREEKPAATMAVVLVENPENYGVVELENEKTVKRIVEKPNRGEAPTNLANAGIYVFSTEIFEKLKATSKSARGEWEVTDAISLLAKDKTVLAVKISREDWIDIGRPWDLLEANRWALMRKEHKVCGIVESGAHLVGPVSVAESARIRSGAYVEGPAFIDEESDIGPNCYIRPYTSIGKKVRIGNACEVKNSIVMDGVHVGHLSYVGDSILGEKCNLGAGTVTANYRFDAGTVKMVVKDRVVDSGRTKLGVVLGDNVKTGINALFMPGVKVGCNSWIGPNVVVSRDVKADAVVLLKQEVEEGKLNS comes from the coding sequence GTGAAAGCAGTGGTTTTGGCTGCTGGTGAAGGAGTTAGGCTTCAACCAATCACGTCGACTAGACCGAAGCATTTGATAAAGGTTGGCGGAAAAACGATATTGGGACATTGCTTAAGTGCTGTGAAAAGTTGCGGGGTTGACGAGGTTTTAATTGTTGTTCATTATATGGGAGATGCGATTCGCGAGTTTTTTGGTGATGGCAGAAAGTTTGGGTTGAAAATCGATTATGCTGAGCAGAAGAATGTGCTTGGTACTGGCGATGCTGTGAGTGTTGCTGAGCCTTATGTAGAGGATGATTTTCTGCTGGTTTATGGTGACTTGCTGTTTTCTGCAGAAGCCGTGAAGAATGTTGTTAATCTGCATAGGGAAGAAAAACCTGCGGCAACGATGGCTGTGGTTCTGGTTGAGAATCCGGAGAATTATGGTGTGGTGGAGCTTGAGAATGAGAAAACTGTTAAGCGTATAGTGGAGAAGCCAAACCGTGGTGAAGCGCCAACAAACTTGGCGAATGCGGGCATTTACGTGTTTTCAACTGAAATTTTTGAAAAGCTGAAGGCGACATCGAAATCGGCTAGGGGTGAATGGGAAGTAACGGATGCTATTTCGCTTTTGGCTAAAGATAAGACGGTTTTGGCTGTTAAGATTTCGAGGGAGGATTGGATTGATATTGGGAGACCTTGGGATTTGCTTGAGGCGAATCGTTGGGCGTTGATGAGGAAAGAGCATAAGGTTTGTGGGATTGTGGAAAGCGGTGCGCATTTGGTTGGGCCTGTTAGTGTCGCGGAAAGTGCGCGGATACGTTCAGGAGCTTATGTTGAAGGCCCAGCGTTTATTGATGAGGAGAGTGATATTGGACCTAATTGTTACATTCGTCCATACACTAGTATTGGTAAGAAGGTTCGGATTGGTAATGCTTGTGAAGTGAAGAATAGTATAGTTATGGATGGTGTGCATGTTGGACATCTGTCTTATGTTGGCGACAGTATTTTGGGTGAGAAATGTAATTTGGGGGCTGGCACAGTAACGGCGAATTATAGATTTGATGCTGGAACGGTGAAGATGGTGGTTAAGGATAGGGTTGTGGATAGTGGAAGAACAAAGCTTGGTGTGGTTTTGGGTGACAATGTGAAGACTGGGATAAATGCGCTTTTCATGCCTGGCGTTAAGGTTGGATGTAACAGTTGGATTGGTCCAAACGTTGTGGTTAGCCGTGATGTGAAGGCTGATGCGGTAGTATTGTTAAAGCAGGAAGTTGAGGAAGGAAAATTGAATTCTTGA
- a CDS encoding P-loop NTPase produces MVDPRVSIIDERMRGIRNIIAVSSGKGGVGKSLVASTLALTLAKEGYKVGLFDLDFTSPSTHLILGIEDLQPKEEKGIVPPIVHGLKYMSIIYYSGEHAAPLRGADVSNALIELLSITKWEKLDYLVVDMPPGIGDATLDLIRLIKRINFLIVTTPSQLAFETVRKLVGLLKELKIPVIGVIENMKMENSNIIQKQTQKLGVKFLSEIPYDSNVEEAIGNTNKLLNTKLAQKMKEIATSPTLKINQ; encoded by the coding sequence ATGGTTGACCCTCGTGTAAGCATCATAGACGAGAGAATGCGTGGAATACGCAATATAATAGCGGTTTCAAGCGGCAAGGGCGGAGTTGGCAAAAGCCTCGTTGCATCAACGCTTGCGCTGACTTTGGCAAAAGAAGGCTACAAAGTTGGACTGTTCGACTTGGACTTCACCAGTCCATCAACGCATCTGATTTTAGGCATTGAGGATTTGCAGCCGAAAGAAGAGAAGGGAATTGTTCCACCAATTGTTCACGGCTTAAAGTACATGTCAATAATTTACTATTCCGGCGAACATGCTGCTCCACTGCGTGGCGCAGACGTTTCAAACGCTTTGATTGAGCTGCTTTCAATCACGAAGTGGGAAAAGCTGGATTATCTCGTAGTAGACATGCCGCCTGGAATAGGAGACGCAACACTCGACCTTATACGTTTGATTAAACGCATCAACTTTCTCATCGTAACGACGCCTTCACAACTTGCCTTCGAAACAGTTCGAAAACTCGTAGGCTTACTTAAGGAACTGAAAATTCCAGTGATAGGCGTTATTGAAAACATGAAAATGGAAAATTCAAACATTATCCAAAAACAAACCCAAAAGTTAGGCGTGAAGTTTCTCAGCGAAATCCCCTACGACTCAAATGTAGAAGAAGCAATAGGCAACACAAATAAACTCCTAAACACCAAACTCGCCCAAAAAATGAAAGAAATAGCCACTTCTCCAACATTAAAAATCAACCAATAA
- the hypA gene encoding hydrogenase nickel incorporation protein HypA, with translation MHEWALAEAVIAAASEIAEKEGLETVREVTVKVGELQQLELDIFEFALSQLKPAKFQNAKFKIEIAEAEFKCRVCGHEWLFKKERLNDNASEAIHFIPEVAHTYIKCPKCGSPDFEILRGRGVWLESIKGVKKGDG, from the coding sequence ATGCATGAGTGGGCTTTGGCTGAAGCAGTGATTGCTGCTGCTTCTGAAATTGCTGAAAAAGAAGGGCTAGAAACTGTTAGAGAAGTCACGGTAAAAGTTGGAGAACTGCAACAGTTAGAACTTGACATATTCGAATTTGCTTTGTCACAGCTTAAACCCGCCAAGTTTCAAAACGCAAAGTTCAAAATAGAAATTGCAGAGGCTGAGTTTAAATGCAGAGTCTGCGGGCATGAGTGGCTTTTCAAAAAAGAAAGGCTTAATGATAATGCCTCTGAAGCCATACACTTCATTCCAGAAGTCGCCCACACCTACATCAAATGTCCAAAATGTGGAAGTCCCGACTTTGAAATACTACGAGGACGCGGCGTCTGGCTTGAAAGCATTAAAGGAGTGAAGAAAGGCGATGGTTGA
- a CDS encoding peptidylprolyl isomerase → MPDKVHCAHILVKTEQEAKAVLERLNKGEKFANIAKEVSLCPSGKRGGDLGTFSRGKMVKEFENAAFKLNKGEISPIVKTKFGYHIIKRLE, encoded by the coding sequence ATGCCAGACAAAGTGCATTGTGCGCATATTCTCGTCAAAACGGAGCAAGAAGCCAAAGCAGTGTTAGAACGCCTAAACAAGGGCGAAAAATTCGCCAACATCGCCAAAGAAGTTTCATTATGCCCCTCTGGAAAACGCGGCGGAGACCTAGGAACCTTCAGCAGAGGAAAAATGGTCAAAGAATTCGAAAACGCAGCGTTTAAACTTAACAAGGGAGAAATCTCGCCCATCGTGAAAACAAAGTTTGGATATCACATCATAAAACGATTGGAATAA
- a CDS encoding thymidylate synthase, with translation MSKAMKEQMLTVVFVYSGEFAERVIRNLINDPSFCKSCGLYCDSCKYNVYSYVRNIRAAMQLPSPLELPAFVDNPEKYMPKVVPKADLCVSSGLHKDLLLELPYHLQKVGIKGLVVPIEDFAEVPSGLRKQVEEKCQELGLESAFPKPFCSLEPAKDKPVISGFVNELRIGRPSLEILTAERGKREVVEAAVVRRSAPCGSTWYVARKLVGVETKREVLYDAIAKAHHSYPCTATMNVDPEVKEPILHIGGYIIREEVEKALKQALA, from the coding sequence TTGAGTAAAGCCATGAAAGAGCAAATGTTAACAGTTGTTTTCGTTTACAGTGGAGAATTTGCAGAGCGGGTTATAAGGAATTTAATTAACGACCCCAGTTTCTGCAAGTCTTGCGGTTTGTACTGCGACTCATGCAAATATAATGTTTACAGTTATGTGCGTAACATTCGAGCTGCGATGCAGTTGCCAAGTCCGCTTGAGCTTCCTGCTTTTGTTGACAATCCCGAAAAGTACATGCCTAAGGTGGTGCCGAAGGCTGATTTGTGCGTTTCGTCGGGATTGCATAAGGACTTGTTGTTGGAGTTGCCGTATCACCTGCAAAAAGTTGGGATAAAAGGGTTGGTTGTGCCGATAGAAGATTTTGCCGAAGTGCCTTCTGGCTTGAGAAAGCAAGTGGAAGAAAAATGTCAAGAGTTGGGTTTAGAAAGTGCGTTTCCGAAGCCTTTCTGTTCGCTTGAGCCGGCAAAGGACAAGCCTGTAATTTCAGGATTTGTGAATGAGCTTCGAATTGGTAGGCCCTCTTTGGAGATTTTGACTGCGGAGAGAGGTAAGCGTGAAGTTGTTGAGGCGGCTGTTGTTAGGCGAAGTGCTCCATGCGGCTCCACGTGGTATGTTGCGAGAAAACTGGTAGGGGTGGAAACGAAAAGAGAAGTTCTTTATGATGCGATTGCAAAGGCTCATCATAGCTATCCGTGCACGGCAACGATGAATGTGGACCCAGAGGTTAAGGAGCCTATTCTTCACATTGGAGGCTACATTATACGGGAAGAAGTCGAGAAGGCGTTGAAGCAAGCTTTGGCGTAA
- a CDS encoding DASS family sodium-coupled anion symporter: MKFSPLSKRLLKIAVVSVVVVVAYFAASGLSAIMQLAFVVFVMAASLWVTTAIPLAATSLLIAVSQPLLGIQSFEAALRPFFDPIVVLLLGGFLLALAIEKHDLDEVFAQRIVARFGVDLKMVTLGLMVSTAFLSMWISNTASTAIMVTLALRLTADVKDERGNASKIMVLGIAYSATVGGLATLIGTPSNALAAAMLKKTIGYNLSFFEWFLYGLPLTAILVIVIWLLLFKIFPTDVKELPKVETQRKKLTKQQKITFALFMFAVVLWVTGQLPEPLVELTGWSGHGLSSGIVAAIVAVALFLTGLLDENDLPKVSWNTLLLFGGGLSLGSALEVSGLTGWIGQGITQATGGGGISAIFLLAFSALGFSIVASNTASSSVFIPIAISVGLASGMNPVVLAVLVAICSSLDFMLPVGTPPNAIAYSTGRVKMQEMVKAGVLLDILSALITVFLALFLWSFLV, translated from the coding sequence ATGAAATTTTCGCCGTTGAGTAAGCGGCTGCTGAAGATTGCTGTTGTGTCTGTTGTTGTGGTTGTTGCTTACTTTGCGGCTAGTGGGTTAAGCGCAATTATGCAGTTAGCCTTTGTTGTTTTTGTTATGGCTGCTTCGCTTTGGGTTACTACTGCTATTCCGTTGGCTGCGACGTCGCTTTTGATTGCGGTTTCTCAACCGTTGCTTGGTATTCAATCGTTTGAGGCTGCGCTTAGACCTTTTTTTGACCCGATTGTGGTTCTTCTTTTGGGCGGTTTTCTTCTTGCGTTAGCCATAGAAAAGCATGATTTGGATGAGGTTTTTGCTCAGAGAATCGTAGCGCGTTTTGGTGTGGATTTGAAGATGGTTACTTTGGGGCTTATGGTTTCCACGGCTTTTCTTTCTATGTGGATAAGTAACACTGCGAGCACGGCAATTATGGTGACGCTTGCGTTGCGGTTAACTGCGGATGTTAAGGATGAGAGGGGGAATGCTTCGAAAATTATGGTTTTGGGAATAGCTTACTCTGCTACTGTCGGGGGGTTGGCGACGTTGATTGGAACGCCTTCTAACGCGTTGGCCGCTGCGATGCTAAAAAAGACTATTGGGTATAATCTTTCATTTTTCGAGTGGTTCCTTTATGGTTTGCCATTAACTGCCATCTTAGTCATTGTGATATGGTTGCTCTTGTTCAAGATTTTTCCTACAGACGTTAAAGAGCTTCCGAAGGTGGAAACGCAACGCAAAAAGCTGACTAAACAGCAAAAAATCACTTTTGCATTGTTTATGTTTGCGGTTGTTTTGTGGGTTACTGGGCAACTTCCTGAACCCTTAGTTGAGTTGACTGGTTGGAGTGGTCATGGCTTGTCTTCGGGCATCGTTGCGGCTATTGTTGCTGTCGCGCTTTTTCTAACCGGCTTATTGGATGAGAACGACCTGCCCAAAGTTAGTTGGAATACTCTGCTTCTTTTTGGTGGAGGCTTAAGTCTCGGCTCAGCCTTGGAAGTTTCCGGTCTGACCGGTTGGATTGGTCAAGGCATAACGCAAGCCACTGGTGGTGGCGGTATAAGTGCAATTTTTCTTTTAGCGTTTTCCGCCTTGGGCTTTAGCATAGTTGCCAGTAACACTGCAAGCTCCAGCGTTTTCATACCAATTGCGATATCGGTTGGCTTAGCGTCTGGGATGAATCCTGTTGTGCTTGCGGTGCTTGTTGCCATATGTTCTAGTCTCGATTTTATGCTTCCTGTTGGTACGCCGCCGAATGCGATTGCTTATAGTACTGGGAGGGTTAAGATGCAGGAGATGGTTAAGGCGGGTGTGCTTCTTGACATTTTGAGTGCGTTGATAACTGTTTTCTTGGCTCTTTTTCTTTGGAGTTTTCTCGTCTAA
- a CDS encoding glutaredoxin, translated as MSLIPDEHKEHLKEELNEKLENPVRIVMFTQAVECQFCSQTRQLITEVAALNDKIKVEIYDFVADAEKAKQYGVDKVPALIVMGEKDYGVRFYGLPFGYELATLLEAIINVSRRKTDLSEETKNKLKEVKVPVHIQVFVTLTCPYCPIVASIAHKFAIESDLVRADVVDSGEFPHLAQKYAVMGVPKTVINEKVDFMGPVTEDLFAQQVLLAAGQMPEYIR; from the coding sequence ATGAGTCTGATACCCGACGAGCATAAGGAACATCTTAAAGAAGAGCTTAATGAAAAACTGGAGAATCCCGTAAGAATCGTAATGTTCACACAAGCGGTTGAGTGCCAGTTCTGTTCGCAGACGCGTCAACTAATCACTGAGGTTGCGGCTTTAAACGATAAGATTAAGGTTGAAATTTACGATTTTGTGGCAGACGCGGAAAAGGCGAAACAGTACGGCGTTGACAAGGTTCCAGCGTTAATCGTTATGGGCGAGAAAGATTATGGGGTTCGATTTTACGGGTTGCCCTTCGGCTATGAGTTGGCTACGCTTTTGGAAGCCATAATAAACGTTTCGAGAAGAAAAACGGACCTTTCGGAAGAAACAAAAAACAAGCTTAAAGAAGTTAAAGTGCCCGTGCACATTCAGGTTTTTGTGACTTTGACGTGTCCTTACTGTCCGATAGTTGCGAGCATTGCGCACAAGTTTGCAATTGAAAGTGACTTGGTAAGGGCTGACGTGGTTGATTCTGGCGAGTTTCCTCATTTAGCTCAAAAATATGCGGTTATGGGTGTTCCGAAGACTGTCATTAATGAGAAAGTAGATTTTATGGGACCAGTTACGGAAGACTTATTCGCACAACAAGTGTTGCTTGCCGCGGGGCAGATGCCTGAATATATACGTTGA
- a CDS encoding OsmC family protein: MLTKLFANAKLVKDYRIDVDDGRNHAVCLDLPRDTGTDMGPSALELCVMSHAGCYATIFVLTAKKMRISLKDLEVKVEAVKSEEVGTITEAKFEITAKGVPKNRMQRMHEVTLQNCPVGKLFEKAGVKLSYKVKAIEE, translated from the coding sequence ATGTTGACTAAGCTTTTCGCAAATGCAAAACTCGTTAAAGACTATAGGATAGACGTTGACGACGGAAGAAACCATGCAGTATGCCTCGATTTGCCACGAGACACCGGAACAGACATGGGACCATCAGCGCTAGAACTATGCGTAATGAGCCACGCAGGCTGCTATGCGACCATTTTTGTTTTAACAGCCAAGAAAATGAGAATTTCACTGAAAGATTTGGAGGTTAAAGTTGAAGCCGTCAAATCTGAAGAGGTAGGCACAATTACTGAAGCAAAATTCGAAATCACAGCAAAAGGTGTTCCAAAAAATAGAATGCAAAGGATGCATGAGGTAACCTTGCAGAACTGTCCAGTTGGAAAACTCTTCGAAAAAGCAGGAGTCAAGCTAAGCTACAAGGTAAAAGCTATAGAAGAATAA
- a CDS encoding rubredoxin has protein sequence MDKWECTVCGYIYDPEQGDPEHGVKPGTPFEKLPDDWLCPVCGAPKDQFVKKEG, from the coding sequence TTGGATAAGTGGGAATGCACAGTTTGCGGCTACATATACGACCCAGAACAAGGAGACCCAGAGCACGGCGTGAAACCTGGAACACCCTTTGAAAAATTACCTGACGATTGGCTTTGTCCAGTTTGTGGCGCGCCTAAGGATCAGTTTGTCAAAAAAGAAGGGTAA
- a CDS encoding superoxide dismutase translates to MEATKFYALPKLPYGYGDLTPYMSEEQLTIHHSKHHQAYVNAANAILQKLDKARKENTDIDVKSTLKELSWNIGGHLLHSLFWENLAPPGRGGGKPGGMIGDALEKEFGSFERFRKEFTQAAVSVEGSGWAALSYCRQTHRPIIMQIEKHNTNVYPMFRILMVLDVFEHAYYIDYKNDRAKFIEAFWNIVNWNEVNNRIKELLKQ, encoded by the coding sequence ATGGAAGCAACCAAGTTTTATGCACTGCCAAAACTGCCATACGGCTATGGCGATTTAACACCCTACATGTCTGAAGAACAATTAACGATACACCACAGTAAGCATCATCAAGCATACGTTAACGCCGCAAACGCAATCCTTCAAAAACTCGATAAAGCACGCAAAGAAAACACAGACATAGACGTTAAATCCACCTTGAAAGAGCTCTCATGGAACATAGGCGGTCATTTGCTACACTCACTTTTCTGGGAAAACCTTGCGCCACCCGGCAGAGGCGGCGGAAAACCCGGCGGAATGATAGGCGACGCATTAGAGAAAGAGTTTGGAAGTTTTGAAAGGTTCAGGAAAGAGTTTACGCAGGCTGCTGTGAGCGTTGAGGGTTCTGGTTGGGCGGCATTGTCATATTGTAGGCAGACGCATAGGCCTATAATAATGCAGATTGAGAAACATAACACTAATGTTTACCCAATGTTTAGGATTCTCATGGTTTTGGATGTCTTTGAGCACGCATATTATATTGATTATAAGAATGACAGAGCCAAATTCATTGAAGCCTTCTGGAACATAGTCAACTGGAACGAAGTAAACAACAGAATCAAAGAATTGCTAAAACAATAA
- a CDS encoding glutaredoxin family protein, producing MNTVKIAGKNNKHKVLVYALSTCAWCKMTKQFLKENNIEYEYVDVDLCNEEDKEKIKKEILNKGGYLSYPTIIIDDKILITGFRKDKLKETLEI from the coding sequence ATGAACACTGTAAAAATCGCAGGTAAAAACAATAAGCACAAAGTTCTCGTCTACGCATTAAGCACATGCGCATGGTGTAAAATGACAAAGCAATTTCTGAAAGAGAACAACATCGAATATGAGTACGTTGATGTTGACTTGTGCAACGAAGAAGATAAAGAAAAAATCAAAAAAGAAATTTTGAACAAAGGCGGATACCTCAGCTACCCAACGATAATAATTGATGATAAAATTTTGATAACAGGTTTCCGCAAGGACAAGTTAAAGGAGACTTTGGAAATTTGA
- a CDS encoding ferredoxin:glutaredoxin reductase, which yields MITLEQVRQRAEADAKTYGYYLNPNQDFLKDLLEGLKRNEERYGYPSCPCRLASGNFDFDRDIICPCDYRDPDVQEFGACYCALYVRKDVFEGKTPLQPVPERRPLEKQVRAYETVSVSAEKKAGIVSATTRAPSAVKQKLWYCKQCGYVVFREEPPYICPICKAKREMFAEITISVSMQG from the coding sequence TTGATAACTCTTGAACAAGTCCGCCAAAGAGCAGAGGCTGACGCAAAAACGTATGGTTATTACTTGAACCCCAACCAAGATTTCTTGAAAGACCTTCTTGAAGGACTAAAGCGTAATGAAGAACGTTACGGTTATCCATCATGCCCATGCCGACTTGCTTCTGGAAATTTTGACTTTGACAGAGACATCATATGCCCTTGCGATTATCGAGACCCGGATGTTCAAGAATTTGGAGCGTGTTACTGTGCTTTGTATGTGAGAAAGGATGTTTTTGAAGGAAAAACTCCTCTGCAGCCTGTTCCAGAACGCAGACCGCTGGAAAAGCAGGTTAGAGCGTACGAAACTGTTTCGGTCTCGGCAGAAAAGAAAGCTGGAATAGTTTCTGCAACAACGAGAGCGCCTTCAGCGGTTAAGCAGAAATTGTGGTATTGCAAACAGTGTGGTTACGTAGTTTTCCGAGAAGAACCCCCTTATATCTGTCCGATTTGTAAGGCAAAAAGGGAAATGTTTGCTGAAATAACGATAAGCGTGAGCATGCAAGGGTAA